Part of the Xiphophorus couchianus chromosome 19, X_couchianus-1.0, whole genome shotgun sequence genome is shown below.
ATACTGCCACACAAGTATCACGTTGTCATGTTTATCACTCCTTATgctgccccctactggccaaCCAGTCTAAGttcacaatgacatttttgaaactttcACTGCTGGTGTGACattatatttctgctttcagtttcGGACCTTCAAATGGGGAAAACTTCTCTCTGTCGTAAAGCAtggtttggaagaaaaattcaaattcaaaattcaattcaaaaatactttattgatcctaaaCAGGGGTCACCAACACGGTGCCCGCGGGAACCCGGTTTCCCCAGGGGACAAAACGGAGACATTTGGAAACTGCTACTTGGATGATTGTACAGCTTCAATACCTCTGAATATAgatttgatttagatttttttttacttatcttTTAAGTCCTTTTGTTCATAGTTTTAAGTCGTTGGCTATTTTGGAAGCAATGTTCTTGACAGCGATGGACGACCCGGATATCCTTTTGAAGCGGACGCCGTTCAGGGAGAGACGGGGGAGCTTGCAGACCTCCATCTCCCACTGGACCAGGTTCTCGACCCGCCCGTCGCTATGGACGCAGAGGAGCAGGAAACTCTCTTGCTGTTCGTAGTCGCAGTTGTTGGCGTCGAGCACCTTGCGGATCTCCCTCATGATGTCGCAGGGCTCCATGGAGCTGGTGGTTCTCATATTCCAAGTGAATCTGAGGGAGCGGGGCTTACCGTCTTTCATTTCCCCTTTCTGATCCCCAGGTACATGGCGACTGTGGGGAGAAAGACACGGAGGAGAGCTTGgcttagaataaattaaaatcctgCTGGGATTGTTTGCAACAAATCTTTCACAGaagtgactttttgtttcttttagggGCGGCAGTGAATGAAACTATAAAGTCTAATAAAGCTGAAGTTTTTCTTACTGTGACCTGAGCCGCTCTGAGCTCAGTTTATCTTTATGTCACATTTAGGTTGCAGCACAAAGCTGTGGAGCCTTTAACTAGACAAAATGTAGTCAACAGTCAttacagctttttttattttttgcttgtgaaaccaacttttattttattccagtttaaCGGTAAagttaaatcttgttttaataataataaaaaacggTTTTAAATAATCTATTAGCATATTTACTCTCTCGTTACTTTTACTACATTTTGTCTGTGACTTCCAAACTGAGAAAGGGGaagtaaaagaaagtaaaacagacTGAAGCCATCTCTGAAAAACCCAGAATATCACTGCAACATTAAGATTTGATTCACtgtacataaatacatttttaaaaagttctttaaCTGTCGATAAGATGTTTGAAACATAAACTAGTGATGGGTCCGGTAACACCGATGCGTCGGCGCATGTGTCAAGCTCATAGACCAAAATCAGCGTCGGTGCGCGTATCGTTTTCAGCAAGTCACGTGACCGATACAGGAACTGTTTCGAAATGACACTGGTGCGCCAAACTGTTTATATATGGAAGCCAATCTGTCAACGGGATGCATTTGCCAAAATAATTCTCGATCTTTTACGGTACAGCGTCAACTATGGAGCCTCAAGGCAAACGAAAGGTTTGGTAGTATGGGGCCATTTTAATCTTACGTCAGAAAATAAGGTATTGGTTCTCACTTCGTAGTTGTTTCATCcggttcttttcagtttctactcgatctatctgaatccaaattcagctgaaaccgactcttagtttactttcatattatATTCCGCAGGTtaagttttgcatgtttctcctttgaaattatacatttcataattttattcttaaattaccctccataaataaaaatctttaggcagaaaaaagggaaataaagacAATCCcgctataaataaatacacaaaagacATTTCCAGCAAAACACATCCATAAAGATCTGcgtacaaaatataaaagacaaaatgtaagtTATGTGAACAATATAGAGTGtcactaaaatctgttttatttaaataaattcacctcCTCAATGCTGAGGCATAGGGCATCAGAATGAAGTCACAGATACACCTGGATAAACTCAGGTATACAGCCAGTCTACAAATTACTCAGCTGCTTTTTAtcaattatttcatataaatgttttgtttacttcattttttctacagcaggagaAGTTGTGTCAAAAAAACGGAACAgattaaatttcaaaattttagaaaaaactttttttttttttaaatgaaaatttgtgggaaaaaacaccaacaaaaaaacccccagtcCACAAGCATCCTCATTCCAAACACGATCgctttcattttcatcacttgGTTCATGTTCACATTACTTATTGACTGTATCgaagaatatcaaatatattttgattttaactgaagatatgacattatacaatatataatatacgatgaaattaaatgacttaaatcttattgtATAGACTAGGTCATCAAATCAGTCTGTGAACTGCGTTGCCTGTagggatttttaatgtccagcaggtgtcagtattcagtgacaCAGTATAGACGCGGtatcaatacagttttgctTTGGGTCAAAACGATACATGACGCCTCATTTACCCATCACTAACATAAACATCTTCATACCTGACAATTGGAgattaaaaacttatttctgaTAGGAAATGACAACAGCATCTCAAAAGATAATGTAAGAATTTCAAAGTAACTAAAGTACTTATAACATTcctcaataatcaattaaaaaaatattgactgaCTTTAAAGCAGtcaaacttttttaaatctatttttatttctgatcagCTCTTTCCATGTTTCCTCATGTAGCAGAAGCTCCACGTCTTCTTACTAATTTATAAGATCAAAGGGATTCCttcaaaacatgtattttacataacagtataaaatctttttgtaactTCAGTATTCTAATgtatattagttttatttgaaataaatctattttgtttgtcttttgtgtcGTTTTGATTTGAAACCCcagtaattattgacttaacatttaaatctatttatttagtaaataacacaaagaaattctggtcgtttcttcttctctggctttacaaaccagagaagaaacaaacaaacaaaaaaaaacatttctacttttcatatccatttttcttttaaatgaccaaaatttgacattttaaaatagtttttactaAAAGCCTCCACCGCTTTCTGGGTTTTTCATAGATCatgtaaaggaatatttttgGAGAATCTCAACAGAAACCGGAGACATTTCAGCAGAATTAAAGCAGACTTTGAATCTTCAGCTAGCATGCAGCGTTAGCAGAGCGGCACGTCACACAGCCATGCAACCGCAGCAACAAAGCTGCAACAACACACTGCTGCAACTCCTACACACTCAGGGCAAAGCAGCGCGGGCCTGACGCTACATGGgaagcggtgtgtgtgtgtgtgtgtgtgtgtgtgtgttggggggcaGCAGGTATAAGCTCACCTTGAGCCCTCAAGTCTCCCGTTTCTCTCAAACTCGGTTGAGACTCTGAGGCGCCGTGAGAAAATTCACACGGGGAgtcagaggagaagaaaacaacaaaacagattgtGGATTGTGCACAACACAAATCATTTCTCACCAATTTCAGTGaatggaagagaaaagaaaagagaaataaagtgtGTGACGGAATACGTTAGCGACGGTGTGAGCCACCACCAAACGTCACTGAGCAGTGAGCTCAGTGACGTGAGCAGTCAGCGTTTGCTGCCTCAAGTTAACGTTAGCTTCCAAGTCTCAGTTTCTTACAatgtaatgttatttaattgcatttcacaAATTACTTCAGGAGCATAACGAGGTGCAAAGCGTTTGTTAGCATGAGCTATTTTCACAAAACCCTTCAAAGGTGAACGTCGAACGTGTTTGGAGATTTGAGGACATGAGCTAATTCAAGCGACACCGGTTTCCTTGACCGGTGGTTCCGTTTGGCAAGCAAAATAGCCGCTACAAACTCAACCCCTACCTTCTCCGAAGCTTGACTTTTTTGGTTCAAACTAGCTTCAACCAGTCTGCATTTATACGTcaaataaatgctgcttttaatCCCGCTGGAAGTGACAGCTACTGGTTCATGGGCAACGCACGTGGTGTTGTTTTCAACGGAAGTGACGTGAAAAGGCCCGGATGATGATCACCCGGTGACGTCAAAATGCTAAGAGTTATATTAATAGTAGCGCCATTCTAtagcgggctgcacagtggctcagTCCGTAAGGTTGTTGCCTTACAGTCGAAAGGTTGTGGGTTCGCTTCCCATAACTACTGtaggagtttgcatgttctccctgtgcatgcgtgggtttcctccgggtactccggtttcc
Proteins encoded:
- the LOC114134658 gene encoding MAP/microtubule affinity-regulating kinase 3-like, translated to MRLTVVRPRPFLFVAARCTWVYLPSPGRHHVFLPVHTSLFAGAAHQPLTNALLNDALNDALIADRSFLGRHVPGDQKGEMKDGKPRSLRFTWNMRTTSSMEPCDIMREIRKVLDANNCDYEQQESFLLLCVHSDGRVENLVQWEMEVCKLPRLSLNGVRFKRISGSSIAVKNIASKIANDLKL